In Mongoliitalea daihaiensis, one DNA window encodes the following:
- a CDS encoding alpha/beta hydrolase, whose translation MQKLTLIFLIIALSACSLKRVERFKEITYLEASDSLPEKKLNVFKPKKAQNAPVLLFIHGGSWDSGNKEIYNFLGTRFAKKGVVTVIMDYPLSPDYQVQSMALASAHAVNWMYESIEQYGGSKDRLFVSGHSAGGHLASLISVNDRYFQQLEVSNPIKGTVLIDAAGLDMKWFLEEMNYEPGTSYNIPFTDSPEVWEETSPIYHLDSHAPPMLILLGGRTLPGITLTTERFMEAYREIEPNPNFIFQKRKKHKGMIVQFIYTPNKVYREILKFMEE comes from the coding sequence ATGCAAAAACTCACGCTTATTTTTCTGATAATAGCCTTATCTGCTTGTTCGCTAAAAAGAGTTGAACGTTTCAAAGAAATAACCTATTTGGAAGCTTCGGATTCCCTTCCTGAGAAAAAACTTAATGTGTTTAAGCCAAAAAAAGCTCAAAACGCACCTGTCCTTCTATTCATTCATGGAGGAAGCTGGGATTCTGGAAATAAGGAAATCTACAATTTTTTAGGTACTCGCTTTGCCAAAAAAGGAGTGGTCACGGTCATCATGGATTATCCATTAAGTCCTGATTATCAAGTTCAATCTATGGCTTTAGCCTCAGCTCATGCAGTCAATTGGATGTACGAGTCCATAGAGCAATACGGTGGTAGCAAAGACCGTCTCTTTGTATCGGGACACTCCGCAGGTGGGCACTTAGCTAGCTTGATTTCGGTTAATGATCGCTATTTCCAGCAATTGGAGGTATCAAACCCTATCAAGGGGACTGTTTTAATTGATGCAGCTGGTTTGGATATGAAATGGTTTTTGGAGGAGATGAATTATGAGCCTGGAACCTCTTACAATATTCCATTTACTGATTCTCCTGAGGTTTGGGAAGAAACTTCACCCATTTATCACTTGGACTCCCATGCCCCTCCCATGCTTATTTTACTAGGAGGAAGGACACTCCCAGGGATAACATTGACCACCGAGCGGTTTATGGAAGCCTACAGAGAAATTGAACCCAATCCCAATTTTATTTTTCAAAAACGAAAAAAACATAAAGGAATGATTGTTCAGTTTATTTATACGCCTAATAAGGTGTACCGTGAAATTTTAAAATTTATGGAGGAGTAA
- a CDS encoding endonuclease/exonuclease/phosphatase family protein → MEKLYFTWWNLENLFDVEDSPRRPAWLQSRLASELRGWSSEVLTQKIENLSKVIAQMNEGKGPDLLGVCEVENKEVMNILAAELRRKLNRRYLVRHHSGNDGRGIDIAFLVDSQKFSIERKIFTYEVLKRSATRDILQINLQTKRGNDIIVIGNHWPARSGGQYQTEPYRMMCGETLSYWISRIIEIRGENIPILVMGDFNDEPFNRSLTDYCMSSASQTKVRNGRIPYLYNLTQQLNINEDSSYVFGNERLLIDQMMVSKGFLNTHENFDMSHARHHVFSLPNMTTGIHRAPIRFGRPSSPSSFNTLGFSDHLPLILELEEKLK, encoded by the coding sequence ATGGAAAAGCTATATTTCACTTGGTGGAACCTAGAAAACCTTTTTGATGTAGAGGATTCTCCTAGACGTCCAGCTTGGTTACAGTCAAGATTAGCCTCAGAACTCAGAGGTTGGTCTTCGGAAGTACTCACACAGAAAATTGAAAACCTTTCAAAAGTTATCGCTCAAATGAATGAAGGAAAAGGACCTGATCTTCTGGGGGTGTGCGAAGTAGAAAACAAAGAGGTGATGAATATTTTAGCTGCCGAACTACGAAGAAAACTCAATAGACGGTATCTAGTAAGACATCACTCAGGTAATGATGGAAGAGGGATTGATATCGCCTTCTTAGTGGATAGTCAAAAGTTTTCGATTGAGCGGAAAATCTTTACCTATGAAGTCCTCAAGCGAAGTGCCACGAGGGACATTTTGCAAATCAATTTACAAACAAAAAGGGGCAATGACATCATCGTGATTGGTAATCATTGGCCAGCGCGCTCCGGCGGACAATATCAAACAGAACCCTACCGTATGATGTGTGGAGAAACCCTCAGCTATTGGATCAGCCGAATCATAGAAATCAGAGGAGAAAATATCCCGATTTTAGTCATGGGAGACTTCAATGATGAACCATTCAATCGCTCCCTGACGGATTACTGCATGAGCTCTGCTTCTCAGACCAAGGTGAGGAATGGCCGAATCCCCTATCTCTACAATCTCACCCAACAACTCAATATTAACGAGGACAGCTCCTATGTCTTTGGAAATGAACGTTTGTTGATTGATCAAATGATGGTAAGCAAAGGTTTTTTGAATACTCATGAAAACTTTGACATGAGTCATGCAAGGCATCATGTTTTTTCACTTCCTAACATGACCACTGGAATCCACCGTGCTCCGATTAGGTTTGGACGACCTTCCTCCCCAAGCAGTTTTAATACGCTTGGTTTTTCTGATCATCTGCCACTTATTCTAGAGTTAGAGGAAAAATTAAAATGA
- a CDS encoding type II toxin-antitoxin system VapC family toxin: MRVFLDANVLVAVLNHEYPVFSYAARVLSLVDRPNFQVYTSPICLAIAYYFSEKKTGKKEAQRKLQVLCSKIKSTSVNQSTVNQASSFPYPIDFEDALEYFSAVEEGCDVLITDDSNDFYFSEIPVMSCQEFIRTYF, from the coding sequence ATGAGGGTTTTTCTGGATGCCAATGTACTTGTTGCGGTGCTTAATCATGAGTATCCTGTGTTCTCTTATGCAGCGAGAGTATTGAGTTTAGTAGATAGACCCAACTTTCAGGTATATACTTCTCCTATTTGTCTAGCAATAGCCTATTATTTTTCCGAAAAAAAGACTGGTAAAAAGGAGGCGCAGCGAAAGCTTCAGGTTTTGTGCAGTAAAATTAAAAGTACATCTGTCAATCAATCAACTGTAAATCAAGCATCATCATTTCCTTACCCTATTGATTTTGAGGATGCCTTGGAATATTTTTCTGCGGTTGAGGAGGGGTGTGATGTTCTGATTACAGATGATAGCAATGATTTTTATTTTTCGGAGATTCCTGTAATGAGCTGTCAGGAGTTTATCCGAACTTACTTTTGA
- a CDS encoding response regulator produces MGISILLADDHRLFAIGVSKLLEGFPEFKLVGQVENGREVVLYLEKNSQVDVLVIDLNMPIMNGIQLLPYLNRKYPEIRKLVMSGQRNKTTLEMCKNLGANGFIGKDACLQEFTDALKRIATGGEYFPSFEAVRNHRPNGAPCLYQKMRDVFSLSDRETQILQMILNQAEGKEIANKLHLSPHTVKTHRKNIYRKLNVHNVSGLLGLIREHPQL; encoded by the coding sequence ATGGGTATTTCTATTTTATTGGCAGATGATCATCGGCTTTTCGCCATCGGGGTCAGTAAGCTCCTAGAGGGTTTTCCGGAGTTTAAATTAGTAGGACAAGTTGAAAATGGAAGGGAAGTTGTCCTGTATTTGGAAAAGAACTCGCAAGTAGATGTATTGGTAATAGATTTGAATATGCCGATCATGAATGGGATCCAATTGTTGCCATATTTAAATCGAAAGTATCCTGAAATCCGCAAACTTGTCATGAGTGGACAGCGAAATAAAACTACCCTTGAGATGTGTAAAAATCTTGGTGCTAATGGGTTTATTGGGAAAGATGCTTGTTTGCAGGAATTTACCGATGCCTTGAAAAGAATAGCTACTGGAGGGGAATACTTTCCATCTTTTGAAGCGGTAAGAAATCATCGACCTAACGGAGCGCCTTGCCTTTATCAAAAAATGCGTGATGTTTTTTCCTTATCAGACAGGGAAACACAAATTCTTCAAATGATCTTGAATCAAGCAGAAGGGAAAGAAATTGCCAATAAGCTACACTTGAGCCCCCATACCGTCAAAACACACCGAAAAAATATTTATCGTAAGCTTAATGTTCACAATGTATCAGGATTGTTAGGTTTGATCCGAGAGCATCCTCAGTTGTAA
- a CDS encoding metal-dependent hydrolase family protein encodes MNFYLSKATLLLMLLFSYFPLFAQNEQVTIFENVVVFDGKSTKLSAPVHVLVVGNTIQRISPVPIVDMDEAVRIAGDGKTLMPGLIDVHVHLTFGALTMREMMSPMFSEGMMMEKVAVNAEKMLMRGFTSVRDAGGPIFPLKMAIDTDKTKGPRVWPSGATISQTAGHGDFRTPDERSRKFFGEPSRAERFNATFIADGRDEVLTAVRENLRFGASQIKLMAGGGSSSAYDPIDVTQYTFDEMRAAVEAAEDWGTYVMVHAYTPRAIRRAIDAGVKCIEHGQLLDEKTLRYAGRKKVWLSTQMLVENTPNMDPQRIAKRAPLLEGQLKVWPLAKKLKLKLAWGTDFLFEPELNDRQNEFILKLQPWFSNAEILKMVTHDNAQLLQLSGLRSPYPGKLGVIEVGALADLILVDGDPLADLSVIANPSEKFKVIMKDGKLCKNIMD; translated from the coding sequence ATGAATTTTTATTTATCGAAAGCAACCTTGTTGCTGATGCTGTTATTTTCCTATTTTCCCTTGTTTGCTCAAAATGAGCAGGTGACTATTTTTGAAAATGTGGTTGTGTTTGATGGGAAATCTACTAAGCTTTCTGCACCTGTACATGTGCTTGTAGTTGGTAATACGATACAGCGAATTAGCCCTGTGCCGATTGTAGACATGGATGAGGCTGTTCGGATTGCTGGGGATGGTAAGACCTTGATGCCTGGCTTAATCGATGTCCATGTGCATTTAACCTTTGGAGCCTTGACCATGCGGGAGATGATGTCCCCGATGTTTTCCGAGGGTATGATGATGGAAAAGGTAGCTGTTAATGCTGAAAAAATGTTGATGCGAGGGTTTACATCGGTAAGGGATGCTGGGGGTCCAATTTTCCCATTGAAAATGGCCATCGATACTGATAAGACCAAAGGTCCTCGGGTTTGGCCTTCGGGAGCTACAATTTCCCAGACAGCGGGTCACGGGGACTTTAGAACTCCTGATGAGCGGTCCAGGAAATTCTTCGGGGAACCTTCCCGTGCAGAGCGGTTTAATGCCACGTTTATAGCAGATGGAAGGGATGAGGTATTAACTGCTGTAAGGGAAAATCTTAGGTTTGGTGCCAGTCAAATTAAGTTAATGGCAGGAGGAGGATCTTCCTCAGCCTATGATCCTATAGATGTAACACAATATACTTTTGATGAAATGCGGGCGGCAGTAGAGGCTGCCGAGGATTGGGGTACTTATGTCATGGTTCATGCCTACACTCCAAGAGCGATCCGTAGAGCTATTGATGCTGGGGTTAAATGTATTGAACATGGGCAACTGTTGGATGAAAAAACTTTGCGTTATGCGGGAAGAAAAAAAGTGTGGCTATCGACACAAATGTTGGTAGAAAACACACCTAATATGGATCCACAAAGAATTGCTAAACGTGCGCCTTTACTGGAGGGACAGTTGAAGGTATGGCCTTTGGCAAAAAAGCTCAAGCTGAAGCTAGCATGGGGAACAGACTTCCTGTTTGAACCAGAGCTAAATGATCGTCAAAATGAATTTATATTGAAGTTGCAGCCTTGGTTTAGTAATGCCGAAATATTGAAAATGGTCACCCATGATAACGCTCAATTGCTTCAATTATCAGGTTTGCGAAGTCCTTATCCGGGAAAACTCGGCGTGATAGAAGTAGGCGCCTTGGCAGATTTGATTCTGGTAGATGGAGATCCTTTGGCGGATTTGTCGGTAATTGCCAATCCTTCCGAGAAATTTAAGGTAATCATGAAAGATGGCAAGCTGTGCAAGAATATTATGGATTGA
- a CDS encoding Uma2 family endonuclease, which translates to MEQEKEISKTNEPISEYGKFSYADYLTWQMEEMVELIKGKVFKQAAAPRVNHQRAVGKIFITLANFLNSRTCEAFVAPFDVRLPVKSRKNEDIDTVVQPDICVVCDPTKIDELGCVGAPDLIVEVLSPGNNRKELKHKYDVYQEAGVLEYWIVQPVECTLMIYTLVNGQYQASKLLTMGDIARSQAVKGFELDLSSVFENINP; encoded by the coding sequence ATGGAGCAGGAAAAAGAAATTTCAAAAACCAATGAGCCAATCAGTGAATACGGCAAATTCTCTTATGCTGATTACTTGACTTGGCAGATGGAGGAAATGGTGGAATTGATCAAGGGAAAAGTATTTAAGCAAGCAGCTGCTCCAAGAGTTAATCATCAAAGGGCAGTTGGTAAAATTTTTATTACACTTGCAAACTTTCTCAATTCAAGGACTTGCGAGGCGTTTGTGGCACCTTTTGATGTACGTCTTCCGGTAAAATCTAGAAAAAACGAGGATATCGATACAGTAGTGCAACCCGATATCTGCGTAGTATGCGACCCTACCAAGATTGATGAATTAGGTTGCGTAGGCGCTCCAGACCTGATAGTTGAAGTTTTATCCCCTGGAAACAACCGAAAGGAATTGAAGCACAAATACGATGTCTATCAAGAAGCTGGTGTATTGGAATACTGGATTGTACAACCCGTAGAATGTACATTGATGATATACACGCTGGTAAACGGGCAATATCAAGCTTCTAAGTTATTGACTATGGGTGACATTGCCCGCTCTCAAGCAGTGAAGGGATTTGAATTGGATTTAAGCTCAGTTTTTGAAAATATCAATCCATAA
- a CDS encoding tryptophan-rich sensory protein: MKNQLFLLANLLSFGITIFMNYLFSTGFDGKKSVGEISAIYSVDITPAGFTFAIWGLIYLGLTILCIQLILEAIRSKDPNLSKKLGPWFILSNGFNAAWIYFWTSEMIFVSVLIIIALLICLIILTVRTTSLDTSSFFSFNYFSQTSLRIYTGWVIAATVLNVSIWISALDLEFLDYPFVSVGVLLVAATIYILVGLKFKSSTIPLVGSWAFWGIGSNSPDVPLISLVALVVSGIFVAVSVAILAMTKKRINS, encoded by the coding sequence ATGAAAAATCAACTCTTTCTGTTAGCCAATCTCCTCAGCTTTGGTATTACAATTTTTATGAATTACCTATTTTCTACAGGGTTTGATGGGAAAAAAAGCGTGGGAGAAATCAGTGCAATTTACTCCGTAGATATCACGCCGGCTGGATTCACTTTTGCCATTTGGGGATTGATTTATTTGGGTTTAACAATCCTTTGTATCCAACTCATCTTGGAAGCCATTCGCTCCAAGGATCCAAATCTATCCAAAAAGCTGGGGCCTTGGTTCATCTTGAGCAATGGTTTTAATGCAGCTTGGATTTACTTTTGGACATCTGAAATGATTTTTGTCTCTGTACTGATTATCATCGCCTTGCTGATTTGTTTGATTATACTTACGGTCAGAACCACCTCTTTGGACACTAGCTCCTTCTTCTCTTTTAACTACTTTAGTCAAACAAGTCTAAGAATCTATACAGGTTGGGTGATAGCAGCTACCGTACTCAATGTCAGCATTTGGATCAGTGCATTGGACCTGGAATTTTTGGATTATCCGTTTGTATCCGTGGGAGTTTTATTAGTTGCGGCTACCATCTATATACTTGTTGGGCTAAAATTTAAGAGTAGCACAATTCCCTTGGTTGGCTCATGGGCCTTTTGGGGAATTGGCAGCAACAGTCCTGATGTTCCTCTCATCTCGCTCGTTGCACTGGTGGTAAGTGGAATTTTTGTAGCCGTGAGTGTGGCTATCCTAGCGATGACAAAAAAGAGGATTAACAGCTAA
- a CDS encoding energy transducer TonB, which translates to MRKLVVLPIVFLFVSFHVIAQEREIIPLNEHFYPLALGFGEHTYNDVKTMPSEGEILEKIYTLDYLLVQNRKTTLRDNDVERIQISKYGPVGDLISIEITEFEEGLTYTQVHNGSRVVLELACAGTVCEGEFNGSFVDRNVFKPSLRSMDSWGRFIQRELTYPVVARRVGAQGTVLLGLKVSANGSLLEKVVMNPNEVHKSLAKEALRVIDLYEDGFVYAVDLQDYPIDAWLFLPVRFVLG; encoded by the coding sequence ATGCGAAAATTAGTTGTCCTACCAATAGTTTTTTTATTTGTTAGTTTTCATGTCATTGCACAAGAGCGGGAAATTATCCCTCTCAATGAGCATTTTTATCCTCTAGCTCTTGGGTTTGGAGAGCATACGTACAATGATGTAAAAACAATGCCATCTGAGGGGGAGATCTTGGAAAAAATCTATACCCTGGATTATCTCTTGGTTCAAAATCGAAAGACTACCCTTAGAGACAATGATGTGGAGCGCATACAAATTTCCAAATACGGACCTGTTGGTGATTTAATTTCAATAGAAATAACCGAATTTGAAGAAGGGCTAACATACACCCAAGTGCATAATGGGAGTCGGGTAGTTTTAGAATTGGCCTGTGCTGGTACTGTTTGTGAGGGGGAGTTTAATGGCTCCTTTGTAGATAGGAATGTATTTAAGCCAAGCTTAAGATCAATGGATTCATGGGGAAGATTTATTCAGAGAGAATTAACTTATCCTGTCGTAGCTAGGAGAGTTGGGGCTCAAGGCACGGTTTTGCTAGGCTTGAAAGTCAGTGCAAATGGTAGCCTGTTGGAAAAAGTAGTCATGAACCCAAATGAGGTTCATAAATCTTTGGCAAAGGAGGCTCTTAGAGTAATTGACCTGTATGAAGATGGGTTTGTTTATGCTGTGGACCTTCAAGACTATCCTATTGATGCTTGGCTGTTCTTACCGGTAAGATTTGTTTTAGGTTAA
- a CDS encoding DUF6364 family protein, which yields MMDAKITLSFNREVIEKAKKFASDQNMSLSRLTEFLYQKIVSGDYKSLDELPVSDWVSMLAEGEATYGKSKSRKDLKSSYFDAKK from the coding sequence ATGATGGATGCTAAAATCACACTTTCATTCAATAGAGAAGTTATCGAAAAAGCCAAAAAATTCGCTTCCGATCAAAACATGAGTTTGTCCCGGTTGACCGAATTCTTGTACCAAAAAATCGTCTCAGGTGATTACAAGAGTTTAGACGAGCTGCCTGTGTCTGATTGGGTATCCATGTTGGCAGAGGGAGAAGCTACCTATGGCAAATCCAAAAGCAGAAAAGACTTGAAATCCTCTTATTTTGATGCAAAAAAATGA